A window of Limanda limanda chromosome 4, fLimLim1.1, whole genome shotgun sequence genomic DNA:
tgttgattctttgttgtctctagaagttcagatgcattTGTCCAaaactattttaacctcagcatctcgggttcaaaatttgtaaagttatacattatatatatagtgttgttataatttttcagtcagttgaaataaatcctgaactgaacaattttgggttgttttgtgtctgtataggcctactataaaaagcacttagcatttttaattttggtacttgtacttttacttttgatacttaagtacatttcaacaccagatacttttgatacttaagtacattttagtcagacaactcacgttcgattatttatcttatttattaagatatttatttattgttcacagtagaacaggtttgtgtttggcgtctaggctccaacttaatcactccccatATGATAACACAGGATTGATGGGAGTGAAGAGCTAATACTGTAACCCCCCAGTTgaagcctacaggtggatgctggggtggaggaggggctgAGGCAGTAGTCTACAGTACTGCGTAGCAGTTAGGAATCAGAGAGAGTGATGGGATTTCCCTTTGCTTAAATAGACCGCCTAATGAAGTGGATGAGTGCTGTGGCTGGTTGTGGCAAGTGAAGTATgccacatgatgtatgtcacgtGATTgaagcagcgcagctcgagttgcctgccagaactagctcgctGGCTTCGCtccatttaatatgagcaactctgacttttactcaagtcattttctgacgggttacttttactttaaccagagtcactttcaagtaagatatctgtacttttactcaagtatggctttcaagtactttatacaccactgcctcTGCCCCACATTGACACACAATGAAACATCCCACCCAACGACCCAAGGGTTTAAAATCTGCTCCCTCCTCACACTGGAGCCTGTTGCTTCCTCCAGAGAGTCACCACAACATCCAGCAAGATGCCTGCCGACTACAGTGGGACGTGGGACCTCGTCAGTAACGTTAACATTGAAGGATACATGGTCTCACTTGGTAGGTGTCGGTGCTTCTTTTAATATGTGACAGtgttaatttaaatattaagttaTGTTTATAGTTTAATGAAAAGTTTGTCTGATTAAGAAATCTTAATTATCAATGTTGAATGGATTTGGAAATATTGATTTATTAACATGCATTTGTTTTGATCAATGACCTAGAGACTTCTTTTTATGTGCAGTGAATgttctttttatcttttacgTGCAGGCATTGATTTTGTAACACGCAAAATTGTCTTGATGTTGAAGCCGCAGAGGGTGATTAAGCAAGATGGAGATTGTTTCATAATCAAAACGTTCAGTACTTTTAGAAATTTGGAGATCTCGTTCAAAGTCGGGGAGGAGTTCCAAGAGGTGACGACGGGAATGGACAACCGGACGTGTCAGGTAAAACCATTAGTTTACTGTAATATTGTCACCATAAAATTTGCCCATGTATGACATGCTAAAAGCAGGAAAGATTAATATCCAAAACTGATTTCTGAAGCAGTAACATATTTACCTGTAGTTCTCTGTTTTCCATTTTCCACCAGACTGTGGTGACCTGGGACAATGAGAAGCTGGTGTGTGttcagaaaggaaaaaagaagaacagaggGTTGAAACACTGGATTGAGGGAGACGAGCTTCACTTGGTACGACCCAGCTTCTCATCCTGGTGGTGACTCAGCACAGCCCAGATACTTTATAGTAActtcaatgtgttttctcttctcaggAAATCACCTGCGAGGACCAAGTCTGCAAGCAAATTTATAAAAGGGCTGCGTGATTTATTGTTCTTATGATTGATGAAACCATTTCATGCTACAGAGAATTTAATTCACATCAAAGTGAATCATTTAGTTGTTCTGTCTGTTGTGGAAGAAGTATCTGAATCTCTTATTTTAGAAAAACTACCAATTGAACAGTGTAAAGTACTGCATTAAATCCCACTTAAGTAAAATGACAAAAGTATTAATGTACTTAATGTTAATGAAGTAAAATTCTGCATAATAAAATACCCTTGTGTGATTTTTCATACTGTTTCACTGTGGACTTAATTACAATGGATCATATTTTCAGCTCATCCTATTTAACAggaatgtttttgtatttatctaaaataatttgtattatctCCAGGTAGTGCAAAGCTGGATTATTTTACCCCGCATTTCGGATACTGCCACGAGTAGTTCAAACACATCATACGTCTCTTGTATGTAATGTTTATGCCTCTGTGTTTTACAAAGTGAGAGGAAAAATTTCAGATACAAAATGTTTGTCTGCTCTTAAAGTTGTTTCGAAGTTCAAGTGGGAAACTTGTTCTACGACACCTCATGAATATCAGCTCATCTAAATGCAATCTGTGTGAATTATACAGTTAAGTGGAATCAGATTGAAGGACTCACTGAAAGTACAAGTATCACAACTGCAGTTTCTTTAGTTCACTAATGGAGTGAAGGTACGTTCCACCACTGACTCCTGAGTAAATAGATGTCTGCAGTCTCTCCTCCAGACCACAAGATGTCGCTCTACAAGCTGTTCATCACAACCAGGAAACAAGCTCATGAGTTGTTGGTTTGCTGATGAATTTTTGCCGCGGGTTTTTACCAGTCTATGGTTTTTACAACagttttgagtttgtgtgtttgctggacGTGTGTCGTGTCTTTCCACGATTCTGTGACAGCTTCGTGACTTTACGGCCGCTGGTTTGTTACGTTTCTTCACGTGAAAATGTCCGCGGATAAAGAAGAAACGCGTCAGGTAACAACACAGTTTACATGTTGACAGTTTACATGATGACAATGACATTAACAAAAGACCCTTAACATTTAACTCATGGCTGTGGAGAGAGTGAAGGGGACAAGTGGCTGATGAGACctttgtgttagtttgtgtctctttgtggtcgcgttgtatttgtgttttttttgtagtagTTGTCATGtgttcagtttctgtgtgtttgtggtcttTTTTTATATTAGTTGTGATCATTTTGTCTCTGTCATcattctgtgtctctttgtgatCATTTCAAGTCtgtttgtgtacatgttgtTGTTACTGTGATCTCGTTGTGTAAGTTACAGCCTGTGGTGGGTTGTTTCTATCTTATTTGCAGTATTTCATCTGATCTCTGTGAAAAAAAGATGCAATATGAATAGTTGTGGTGTCACCCGGGGGCCTCTGACCTTCCAGCTGCGGCCCCTGTGTTCCACAGGCCTGCACACATGGTCCAGTTCACTTTAGATGAACTATACTAACAATTCTATACCACACACAGCTGGGATCTACTCATAAAATGGGACAAATGTTAAAACAGGATTGTAGGGCGTATTGTTCATAGGATAACTATTGTGTTTGCTATTTGCATTACtgggatacatttttttaaaccataacCTTGAAACATGCTACACTATCATCCCTCTGCTTTTCAGTTTGAAGCATCATGTTGAATTATTCTAATCAGATTGTTTGTGTTGAGATTCAGAGGCTGAAGGCGGCGGTGCACTACACTGTGGGTCGCCTGTGTCAGAAGATGGGAGAGGTCCACCGCCGAGAGTTCAGTCGACAGGTCATAGCAGCGATAGCCGAGACGACATTCAGACAATGTGGTGAGTGAGAGCGAGGACACGAGCTTAGTCCAGTCCTGGGGACACTATCAGAAACATGCTGGACATTgagtttttaaaattaaaactcaaagACATACTGCTGTGAAGTGCACAGCTCCCAACTTATACAACACAAAGTAATGTCAATATgctgaaatacattttattcttgATTAGGATTTTTTTTGCAGAGTAATTCCAAAATTCACAATATAAAGCTTGTCATTGTAGCAATGTAATGCAAAAAACCTCCATGATCATCATACACAAATAACTATTATATACAATAGATGTAACGCTGGGTAACAGGACGCTGTATGCTGCATTTGGCTGCAGTTTACATTACAAACTCTCTGTCTCCCAGACACTTTTCCACTTCTTTGTCTGGCTAAGTCTTCAGCTGAGATGTGAACTATGCTCTGAAGTTGAAGATGCTACATTTTTACAGACAATGCAGCAAATTGTGTTATACAAAAAGTGGTGTGGCTGTAAATCCAGTTTTTCCAGTCATTGAACATTTTCTGAATGTCAAATTTGTCCATATAAACATCAGTTTTGCCAGTTGTGTAAAAGTGGGTGCAAGTAACAATCACTGTTTTAATTAACCTGTCAGTAATTTGGTTTCTGTAATTGATGCCATTTTCAAACTAGTGAAAAATGTCCATCTTTCCAAAGCCCCCCATTGTGTCAAAAGGTCCAAACCCTTAACATGAGTTATAATAGACTAGAACCACACATAATCATATGAGAACCTGAAACCAGATAATTTGGACAAAAATACTCAATCAATAGCTGCCAGTTTTCTTTAACTGACTGTAAAGAACTGAACTATTCTGACACTGCATAGTCTAATTAATGCAGTTTTATTACCAACTCGTATTACTTTTTGaatgcagttttatttgtaCCTTTGGTCAATtgaaacctaaacctaattaaTTGATTGTTGACTTTTCCTCAGATGTATTTGCTACGGACCTGGAGGCCTTCGCAAGGTGAGAATCTCATTTTATAGGCTTAACTTGTAGCTTTGGTCAAAATTCCCTGTGAAGTCTTTTGTTCCTTCACTTAAATCTATCCTGTTAAAACCTCATTTGATCTGAAGGCACGCTAAAAGAAGCACAGTGACAACAGAGGATGTAAAGCTCATAGCCCGACGCAGTACTGCATTGGTGAGTTGTTCCCACTGGACTGTCACtttgttgtgtatttactgACGTCAAAATGAAACCAGTATTTTGGTCAATGTTGGCATCTCATAACCATCAGTTCCATTTGAATGAAACAGTAGTAAATGTGCATATATTTTACAGCAGACAGCAAACTCAATGTTTAATTTGCCTTTATTCATTTCAGTCGATctacatacaaaataaaagcgaAGAActgaaccagcagagggaattaaaaaagaagaatactgggaagaggaagagcagagacacGGAGGAGGAAAGCAGAGAATAAGGACAGGACACATGCAGGCCTGCAGCATCTCACTTGTGTGTCCAACATTCAAATATACATAAAGGCTGACTAGTACATCACAGAAAGTTAAGCGTCAACTAAAGTGCTAGAATCAGCTACAGCAGTTCTCCAATGTCACTGTACATTAAACTATCTTTTCTAACACTGTTCAGGGACCTAACACAATGTCATGTCGAGTTGTCCTTCATTTTGCACTGTTCTGtcacaacaataaaataacactTGTAATAAAATGAGGACTtcattgtcttttatttaaaatggtgTAAAGTGCTTACTGACCAATCTAGCATATTTCTCCGTGTTACTGTCATTTTCATGCCGTTTTACACTTGGAATCCATGACACTGTTAAGATCGTCAGGCAAACTACCCAGAATGCTCAAGGCTATCTAAAGAACTTCCGTCTTACCTGCAATGCAACTGAATAAGAAAGGTTCAATCTGACAAGCCAGTGAAATCAGCAAAAAGACAGGTACTACCCCATGTCATGTTTGAGAAGGCCACACACTGAAAGTGTTGGAACTTCCGTCTTCATCCTTCAGAACAGACTTCAGTCAGGGTTCAAACGGAGACCTCGACCAGCAGAGCCCAAGGTCCCTAGATATGTGAATCgaattagatttgtttttttaatttgacaaattgACTCAAGTAATATCAACTAAGCATCTATTCAAATGAACTTTATTAGAGAACTCCCTTcatttgacatgtttttcaaaCACCTCACAAACAACAAGAGCTACTGGGAACCATTGGACACACCACTTCACGTTCTCACACTATCACTCGCGTCCCCCAGAGTCTTCAGCAGGTGTCATCCACATCAAGTACACACTTACAGATCAGTTCAGTAACATGAAAGCACACACCATACAGCATTCAAATCAGATAATATAAGCAATACAAATATTCATCACAACATTCCACTACATTTGATATTTCTGCACTTGAGCAACATACTtaaagagtaaggaaaaacttgcaaagataaaaaaaaaaaaatcttgaagtACTAATTAAAGAATGTCCATGTTAGGGGAGGAGCTCGTAGCATCCGCAGcttccactcacacactcagaaagCAGTCACATTGGGCTCTTTCATCGCACAGCCAGTCCGTTTCACGCGTCTCTCTCCGTTCGCTCACTCACCGCTTCACTCTTCGCCACAAGCCATCCTCAATCGCACTCATCAGTTCTTAAAATGTCAGTTGCGCAGTTCGTTCCATTTTAAAAGTGGATAAAAGTGAAAACACCCACCGTCTCTCAGAACATGCGGAGTGAAGCCGTTCTTTGATGGCATAGCATTTACAGGTGGGAAGAGGGAGAATGATACCGATATCACCCCAAAGAGGAGCTTCCTCACAGGAAAATGGAAGAGAGGTGAACTGCAGAAGAGATTTCAATGAAGGCTTTTCCATAGAACTTGACTGCAAATAAAGttgcacttaaaaaaacatataggTTTCAACCAGATTCTTCCCAATGCAAGATTGCCTTTTTAAAGTTGGTGACGAAGCCTGATAATGGTGTATCAGAGACATTCATGCATTTTCAAAATGGGTATAATCACATTTCACAATGCATGCATTAGAGAATCCAGTTGAAATGGATACAAACAAGACATCAAAAATAGCACTTTAGTCGGACATCCTGGTAAACAATTCACTTCAACACTTTCTAAATTAAATCTTTAGCATTTTTCCAAATGTACAAAACATCTTCCACAAAAGTGTTAAGTTTTCAGATACGCTTTAACAccagaaaaaaactttttttgttgaaaagaCTCATCTTTCTCACAATACTTACCATACAAACACTTAACTTACATCCCCCACCCAGATGACTTTGACTCCATACTGGACCCAAAACCTGAGCTAAAGCCACTACCACTGGTTGTCGAGTTTGACCCTGTTCCCCACCCAAGACTGGCCGAGCTGGTGCCATAGTTGCtgttgcctcctcctcctgtactGAAAGACTGACTCTGGTCCCTGCTAGAGCTGGTCCCACTGCCTGAGGTGCTGCCTGAGGTGGACGTCTGCTGCTGGCTAGCTAGCATACCCATCATCCCCCAACTACTCTGTAGAGCAGCCTGAGCGGCCGCCATCATGGCTGGGTTCAGGCTGAAAGAACCAAAATTAGCCAGACTACTGTTAGTGCTGCTCCCTAACCCACTGCGGCCGCTGCTACCGAATGCCTGTGCTCCGAAACCATTACCAAACCGTGTTGTGCGGTCAAACTGCCGATTGCCGTGTTTGGGCTCAGCGTTTGAGATGTGAACACTGACACCTTTAATTATTAGGTCCTCTCCACAGAGAGACTGGGCAACCTGCGAGGGGGAGAAAGACACAAATCAGTTCCTCTGGATTTCAGTAGTGCGAAAACATGAAGCCACTTTATATGCACTCACTTATGGCTGGGCAATTTGGAGAACGGTAACTTTTTTTCTTATCAGTTGATATCATCATGACTAGTACATCAcagaaatgttcatatttttgaTGAATGCTAAACTTATCAGTTTGCATACGATGAACTTGAAAGTAAAGAAGCATCAACTACTGCCGAGGGCGATTTTAAACCGGGAGCGAGTTGGAGtttacacacacaggccacCGGGGCCCAGAcgatctggattcatgatccgacATCATCGATCAATAACAAAAGAATAGTGATATTGCAAAAATTATCGATATTGTTTTTCTCGTCCAGCCCTACACTCAATACAATACCTGATCATctgcaaatgtcacaaaagcAAAAGCACGGAATGGCTTGGGAATGAAGACATCTGTCACTTCTCCGTACTGCATGAAGAACTGCCGCAGGTCGTCTGTGGTCATATCTTCTGTGCAACGGCCTACAAAAACTTTGCGACTCCTCAGTGGCTCATCCGGACCCTGCCGTGAACAACTTGAGttaatttaaagaaacactgaacacaATACGTGTGTTCATGTGAACAGCTCTCATTTCCCATGTGTGGGTTTATGCATGGACATTACCAGATCTACCTTCGAGTTAGGAAGCTTGCAGTCGCACCATCTGCCGTCGATCATGTGGCGCTGGGAGATCACCTTCTCCTGAGACTCGTACTCTGTGAACCTCACAAAGCCGAATCCTTTAGAGTTTCCTGTCTTGGCATCTCGTTTTACCTGGAAGAtagacaaattattattatgaatggTCACTAAATACAACACATAGTAAATTATTAATGTTACTCAAGTTATACCTGAACCATGATGACTTCCCCAAACGTACTGAAGTAGTCTTTCAGGTCCTGCTCGGATGTTTTCCAAGGTAAACCCAGAACAATCAGGTCAGACGTCTTCATATCGCCTCGCTTCATTTTCACAGCAGAGGAGGCATCTatttcctccatctttcttttgtTGTCTAAAATACAAAAGTCAGTATAATGAATTAGATTCTAGATAACTCCTCACAACAAAGGAACTTTAAGGTCCTGATTGTGCAGCCCTGATTTATTGTATGACATTATAATTTGGGTATTTATTGTTGCCAACTCATTTATGTAAATATTACCATCTCCTCTCAAAACAATTATAACAATTGATGGCTACTGTTCATTTTGTTCTGTAAAGTACTATATAATCTTGTTCAGATGATTGCTATAGAAATTAAGTTTTACAATTATTATCAACAACAACGAACACATGACCAGAAAGCCGACTCAAACCCTCTCTACATAACTTTGATGTGTTAAAAAGGTTTCACCAAGATAAAACTAGACTTGCATACATAACGGATGAGGTCTAAACTTAATCAagaatgatttttttccccccatcgtTGCAGTACTTCCTGCTACTAGCAAATGTTAACAGTATTTCCTAATAATATAATCAACTATCGGTCACAATCATTAATCATGACCTGTGTATGAAGCAGCAAGATGGATGACTTAACTAGGTCACAATAATGGGTACGATTTTAACATGGGTTAGTGTACAAGATCAAAGGTCTGGAACAAAGGAATTCCAGATTTTTTACCCTCAAATCTCAGACAAAAACTAATGTCGTCACCTACAAAAGACTTAAAACCAATGATTCAAGAGATTTGCGATGTAAACATTAAACTCTAAACACGATTTGAGGCAAGCGatgaatgaaaacagcgccttttttaaaaacattggtTCGTAGAAAGGGCTTTGGTATGTTGAAGATAACAGATTGTAAACTTTGcacttctcttttcattttaactCCTCTCTGAATAATTCAGCGACTCGATCTTGTGGGCGTGGTCGAACCACACGgctgttcaccccccccccccctctcctcctcctctctccagagACCCGAAGCCACATCATGAATTATAAATAACAGGAAACATGGCCACCTGTTGAGACAGCACGCAGCAAAAAAATTAAAGTGTTACACAAAACATGGTGTCCTCTACCTTTGGGATAGTTGACCACGTACACGACGTTGCCCCATCCGTTCTCCGGAGCGTGCAGGATCCCCTCCACCAGGCGCACCCCCCGCATGCACTGGGACACGGGGCTCCGGAACCGCAGGCCGCACGCCCCGGGGAACTGCGCCGCCACGGTGGAGAGCAGCACGGTGCCGTCGTCCTCGGACGGGATCTCCATGGgctcctcattctcctcctccgcaACGCGAATGTAGACTTCCGCCATTTTTCGTCCACAAACAAAAAACTTCTCGCTACCAAAACAACGCTGTGCTAACGTTAGCAGTTAGCTCGCGGCTAGCCTTAGCCGATGCTGCTAACGGGTCTGAATGAGTCAGGCCAGCGGGGTTTGTTTTGTTCGCAGCGAATATTTCTCACCGTCAAACTACCGCAACTATACGACCTGCGGATGAGAGTAATTTTAAAAACTGGCATAAACGTGGTTCTTCTCCGGGCTGAGCTGACAGGTGTGCGTCGGCCTCACGGTTCCTTTGTTCCCGGGATCTGCGTCGTCAACACCGGACGAAGAGACCGTGCGAATGGGGACTTGTAGAGGGGGAGTGCGTACGGTGTCCCGCTAGCTTATCGACAGAAACACGGTTCCTACACGATGGTTCCCACCGCCTGGAAGAAGTTCCGCAGCCTTAAATCAGCGTCCGCGTCGTCACGGGGAACAGCAGCTGGGAGAAACGTTTTTCCACACgaggagacagacgaga
This region includes:
- the LOC132999667 gene encoding retinoid-binding protein 7-like — encoded protein: MPADYSGTWDLVSNVNIEGYMVSLGIDFVTRKIVLMLKPQRVIKQDGDCFIIKTFSTFRNLEISFKVGEEFQEVTTGMDNRTCQTVVTWDNEKLVCVQKGKKKNRGLKHWIEGDELHLEITCEDQVCKQIYKRAA
- the cenps gene encoding centromere protein S; this encodes MSADKEETRQRLKAAVHYTVGRLCQKMGEVHRREFSRQVIAAIAETTFRQCDVFATDLEAFARHAKRSTVTTEDVKLIARRSTALSIYIQNKSEELNQQRELKKKNTGKRKSRDTEEESRE
- the tardbpb gene encoding TAR DNA-binding protein 43 isoform X2, translating into MAEVYIRVAEEENEEPMEIPSEDDGTVLLSTVAAQFPGACGLRFRSPVSQCMRGVRLVEGILHAPENGWGNVVYVVNYPKDNKRKMEEIDASSAVKMKRGDMKTSDLIVLGLPWKTSEQDLKDYFSTFGEVIMVQVKRDAKTGNSKGFGFVRFTEYESQEKVISQRHMIDGRWCDCKLPNSKGPDEPLRSRKVFVGRCTEDMTTDDLRQFFMQYGEVTDVFIPKPFRAFAFVTFADDQVAQSLCGEDLIIKGVSVHISNAEPKHGNRQFDRTTRFGNGFGAQAFGSSGRSGLGSSTNSSLANFGSFSLNPAMMAAAQAALQSSWGMMGMLASQQQTSTSGSTSGSGTSSSRDQSQSFSTGGGGNSNYGTSSASLGWGTGSNSTTSGSGFSSGFGSSMESKSSGWGM
- the tardbpb gene encoding TAR DNA-binding protein 43 isoform X1; the encoded protein is MAEVYIRVAEEENEEPMEIPSEDDGTVLLSTVAAQFPGACGLRFRSPVSQCMRGVRLVEGILHAPENGWGNVVYVVNYPKDNKRKMEEIDASSAVKMKRGDMKTSDLIVLGLPWKTSEQDLKDYFSTFGEVIMVQVKRDAKTGNSKGFGFVRFTEYESQEKVISQRHMIDGRWCDCKLPNSKVDLGPDEPLRSRKVFVGRCTEDMTTDDLRQFFMQYGEVTDVFIPKPFRAFAFVTFADDQVAQSLCGEDLIIKGVSVHISNAEPKHGNRQFDRTTRFGNGFGAQAFGSSGRSGLGSSTNSSLANFGSFSLNPAMMAAAQAALQSSWGMMGMLASQQQTSTSGSTSGSGTSSSRDQSQSFSTGGGGNSNYGTSSASLGWGTGSNSTTSGSGFSSGFGSSMESKSSGWGM